The following is a genomic window from Hemitrygon akajei chromosome 6, sHemAka1.3, whole genome shotgun sequence.
AGAAATGGGGATGAAAGCTTACTAATTTCAGTTGATCAGCTAAGtgggaggtgatgcattttggaaggacaaaccagaaggctgagtacagggttaatggtcggttactcaagagtgtggatgaacagagggaccttggggttcaaatccatacatccctcaaggtcactgcacaggttgatagggtagttaagaaggcctatgggatgctaggcttcattaacagggggattgagttcaagagtagagaggtcatgttgcaactctacaaatctctggcgagaccacacttagagtattgtgttcagttctggtcacctcattataggaaggatgtggacgctatggagagggtgcagaggagatttaccaggatgttgcctggattggaaaacaagacttatgaggcaaggttagcagagctgggacttttctctttggagcatagaaggatgagaggggacttgatagaggtctacaagattatgagaggcatagacaggatggatagtcagtacctgtttcccagggcatgaatagcaaacaccagagggcatacatacAAAGTtaaaggagggaagtttaggggagacttcaggggtaagtttttttacacagagggttgtgggtgcctggaatgacttgccagggatggtggtgccaactaaaacattaggggtatttaagagcctcttggacaggcacatggatgaaaaaacagatggttacggggtagtgtgggtttagtacttttttttaaggatatgCTTCAATAAAAGGTGAAGAGAGGATCCAATGAGAGATAATCAGGTATTTGTGAGATATATATCACTGAAGTAACTGAAAATTGAGGGCATGCAGGAAACTCCCAGATattatctgtggagagaggaaaacAGAGTCAACACTTACTGACTGATAACCTCTTGGATAAATGCTGTTCCTCAAAATCACATTAGGCCACATTGGAACAGTGCATGAGGCTAGAGGCAGAGAAATAAAAGCTAGAGTAGGGCAGTTTCAAAGGCACCAACAGAAGAACAACAAAGCaataggagcctcaggattcacagcaaaggttcaaaggttaattcactatcaaagtatgtatgcagtatatacctctgagattcatcttctcctgGTAGTCAGataaccaccaggttcaggaacagttattacccctcaaccatcaggctcttgaaccaaatgggattcagtaacttcactcaacttcccttgctccattattgaaatgttcccacaaccaatggaagACATACAAATGCTTGTGGAACTCagtaggctaggcagcatctttacacaaaatgctgaagaaaatgGTGATTTGTCTAAaacgtatggactcactttcaagaactctttatctcgtgttctcaatatttattgcttatttatttattattattattctttctttttgtatttgcacattttgttgtcttttgcacactggttgaatgcccaagttggtgcagtttttcattgattctattatgtttattattctattattgatttattaagtatgcttgcaagaaaatgaatctccgggttgtgtacagtaacatatatgtactttgatattactttgaactttgaaattctcCCCATACTCTTTTGATGTCTGTTCAGCATTCCACAGGTACTTGCTGAAGGTGTGAAGTTGTTCTCTGGCAGGGCCTGAGGAATAAGCTGTAGAGCCCCTCAGGCCTGCTCCAGGTGACGGATTTGAGGCTActtccacactagaccggataaatccataaccgagttttttctcttcgttttgaccctccgtccacactaaaatggtgttttcctctcctgaaaacggagcttttctaaaacgccctccagagtgtaTAAATTTGAAAACGCCGGATTGGCTGGAGCAGTGTGGATAGGATAActggagaaatctaaaaatgctgtcataacatgccggaacagatggtgacggcagcacgccatttcattgttttcttgaacgcaacctaataattacagaacagacggcaatgagactgaagccagaagagttagaaatgtactcaccaaatactttgacccataacttactaaataaataagtatactcactttgtcctgttttctgtccttgctcatatgaaggtggtttacctatttatgcaagtacttctctgacaatagatgtgtcacagcctaatgtaacattatatgaaaatacaagataatactgatgcagacatgttttatacatttaacaaggtgctttattaatgcaacagagttagtcattttttcaatgttcgtcatcagctgggtcatactgtccgtgaactccctgttggttgcttccatacgctccagtatttggttttttttagttttaagtcctcctgtgtgagagccaacagctgtctgttgtttaagtttttctagtctgtaactgcacaaatgcgcaccaagtctttcacggcgagatttgaCATCAAACATGTCGCtcgttttcggtagatgtgtcctgcgcatgcgcagtaggaggagattcgccgaaatatccattttaatgtggacagaagtattttcaaaaacgcttagTGTAGActcctatcgtttttacgcgaaaccagcgttttcaaaattatccggtctagtgtggacatagtcTAAGTTGCACGAAACAAAAGTCACCATTCATTTGCTCTATTCCTGACTACCAATTTATGACATGATGGCAGAGGGAGGAATTTTGCTTCAAAACATTCCTACAGTTCCTATAACACTACTGCCCAGATGATCTCATCTCATTGTCAGCAAAACCTTGGAATTGTTCCTTTAGCTGGATTTATAGTTCGTCAGCCCCAGGAAAATGTTTGTGGAAAGCAGCTGGAGTATCGCACTGACTTAAAAACCATCTCCTCTGATATGAAACTGCACTGGGGCAACAGAAAGGCTCTACaaagggtagtcaaaactgcccaatgtatcaccgacaccagcctacccaccatcaaggacaaatATATACAGGAATGTGCTGGAAAAAGGTccactcaccctgctcatggattgtttgtcccaTTCCAATGAGGCtctgtagcatccacaccaggaccaccagattcaaaaacagttactgtcCCCAAACAGTAAGGTTGGCCACCACCTCTACCCATTAACCTATCCCTTCATATCCCTCACCATTACTATtatatcattttctgtcagtcatcttatgtacagacacaAGCATCACTTCATGGACATATAGACAATCTATATATAACCTATCTTGTGTATTtagatttattgtgttttttttaattattgtgttctttatctcaatgtggtattttgtgctgcattgggtcTGAAGTAACAATGATTTtattcccctttacacttgtgtactgggaaTGACAAAAAATTCTTGCaccttgaatcttgaaagatAGTTAATCATCTCTCCATGCCCAGATCTTTACTATATTTAGGTCTGCTTTGCACAATGCTATCTACAAAGATGAATATTGAGTACATCTCTCCAAACTTTAGGcatcacaagaaaaaaaacaggagaaaGGCTTTTGTTCAAAGGCAGCATCAGGCAACATCATTATGATAGATTTTCTGTCCTGCATAGAAATTAGCTGCCTTTCTCAATATTAGCACAAGGAATGCACCTGGAGAATTGACTATGATGCACTCGGGACTGAATTCAGAAAGTCTGTTATAGATATTAAAGTCCCTTCTTTAGTGCTTTATATAATACAAGTTCAAGAATTGGTTTGCAAACTCAAGGACAcgaacccaaaacattgacaatttctCCTTCCATGATTGCTGCCTCATTTGCTGAGTCATTCCAACAATTTCTGTTTGTATatcaaacttccagcatctgcactcctTCATTTTTTCACTTTCACACAACTCAAGAGGAATGGATTTCTCTTAGAAAACCTTGTGATTCCAGGGTATTTCTGGACGAACATTCTACTGGAGGTAGATTTTAAATTAAACGTGTAGCAGTGTGCAGGAAGCCAAGTCATGCTGGCTGTGGCTGGGAAATCAGAACAGAACCGGCAGCTGTCAAATAGTCAAATCAAAGTTGTAGACTTGCTGTCTGAAACAGAGGGAGGAATCTATCACTGTACTCTGCTGTAGAACTCCTGTGAAATCCAGAGCCTTATTGGGATTCCCCAGCACTAGACTGAGCAAGTGCCTCTGATCCTATGCTCATTTGGTGCAGGAATTAACACTCCATTGATACATTGGATTCTATACCTGGAGACAAGGATTCAAATGGATTTTGATTCAGTTTAATGTATTTAATGATTCCTAAGAGTTTTAAAATATTATAAGAAGCATTTTAAACATTTTGATTCTTTAACTTTAGATTCCCTTTAATTTTTAACAGTCTAAAATGACTTTGGCTATTACATTTAAAATCCATTAactttaatgacagcttcaactAAACACGAAGTTCCAACTTGGACTGTGCTTTCAGTCAAATGCTATTGGGGCAGGAGGTCTACTTTTCACACCACATCTCATTCACTGCTCAGAGCACACATTTGAATGCATGAATTGACCCTCTGCACCTGAGCCAGGTAAATATGTATAAGTGGGGGCCATGATCTTTTGATTTTTTTCAATAGGAAACATCCATCAAGAGCCAGCCAGATATCATGTTGCTGCTTGCTGCTCTATTGTGCTCACCTGTATGTTTTGTTACCTTTAGCGCAGATGGACATTTTGAATCCTCCCTCATGACAAAGGCTATTGTGAAATACAACGGGACAGTGAGGTGGGCGCCTCCTGCAAGCTACAAGAGCTCCTGCACAATAGATGTCACCTTTTTCCCATTCGACAAACAGAACTGCTCGATGAAGTTTGGATCTTGGACCTATGATGGTGGATTGGTCGACCTGATTCTAGTGGATGAAGATGTGGACCAGAAGGACTTCTTTGACAATGGAGAGTGGGAAATATTAAATGCTACTGGAATAAAAGGGACGAGAAGGGATGGTTATTATTCCTATCCATTTATCACCTACTCTTTTATACTGAGGCGTCTGCCTTTGTTCTATACCTTGTTTCTGATTGTCCCTTGTCTTGGTTTATCACTCTTAACTGTCCTGGTATTTTACTCACCATCAGATGAAGGGGAAAAACTTTCATTATCCACTTCAGTTCTAGTTTCCCTGACTGTGTTCCTCCTGCTTATTGAAGAAATAATCCCTTCCTCCTCAAGGGTCATCCCTTTGATTGGTGAATACTTGCTGTTTACTATGATCTTTGTCACCCTCTCGATCATTGTCACTGTTTTTGTTATAAACGTACATCATCGATCCTCGACCACTTACCACCCCATGGCACCATGGGTCAAAAAGCTGTTCCTTCAAACCCTTCCCAGACTTCTGTGTATGAGGGGCCATACTGATCGCTACCACTGTCCAGGAAGTGCCCCCAGCAGTCCAAAGGGAAAACAAAAAGCCTTTGAAAATCCTCAACATGCTTCAGTTAGGAACAATGAAAAGGCAATGGTGGCCATCCTTGAAAAGGCTGCCGAATCAGTCAGATACATCTCAAGCCACATAAAGAAGGAACATTCCATTCGTGAGGTAAGGATATTGTACACAAAAAAATAATATTGGGGGTCGTCAAAATCGAGCAATACAGTAAGATCTATTCATTGCAACTTAATTTAATGATGCTGGCTATCTGGATTCAACTTAAAGCAATAAAAATAATTGGTCATTTAGTATTGCAGTCACTGAGACCTCTCTTAGAAATAGTATGCCACAATTTCCTTTTCATTTTTCTATTTCAAAAAGTTGCTCTTGTGTGACgtatataagtgacctggatgaaaatgtagatgggtggattagcaagtttggtggtgttgtggattgcATAGAAGaatgataaagaacacaatgtGATACAGTACAGTTGCAggtgtgggcagagaaatggcagatggaggttaacctggccaaatgtgaagtgttgcactttggtaggacaaaAACAAAGAGACTGTACggtgttaagggcaagatccttaacagtgtacgtgagcagagggatcttgtggtccaaatTCAAAGTGGCTGCACAAGTGGTTAGGGTGGTTAAGAGGTATATGGCATACTTGCCtctattagtcaaggcattgagttcaaaaaccaaaaagttatgttgcagctttatagaacTAGTCAGGCTGCTTCTGGAATAATGCATGCTATTCTGTTCGCCCTATTATAGGATGGACATCAAGACTaaggagagggagcagaagacaTTTATCAGGGtcttgcctggattagagggcatgtgttacAATGAGAAGCTgaacaaacttgagttgttttctctggagtggcggaggctgaATAGAAATCTGTCGAGGTCTATATGACTATGAAAcatatagatagagtagacagggaatatctttttccaagggttgaaatgtttagaccagagggcatgtacttaaggtgagagagaaagcaatttcaaaggagatgtgaggggcaagtttttaatacagagtggtgggtgcctggaaggtattgcctggggtggtggtagaagcaaacaCATCAGACCTTCAAGAGACATTTAGATCAAGAATAAGTTTGAGGAAAATTGTAGGATAtgggcattgtataggcagaagagttagccatttgattactaatttaattggtttggcacaaaatTGTGAGCAGATTGGCTTGTTCCTGTGTTGGACTGCTTTATATTCTATGTTTATCTGCTCCAAAACTAATGTTTGATGAGAGAGCAGCAAAGTAAGATTTCTTGAAGTCCAGACCAGTTGGGGATGCATTATAATAAGCATTTAGATACATTCTTTGTTTATCTTAAAGCAAGAGGACTCATTCTAATATGGGCTTGGAATTCCTATGCCATGCATTAGATGTCCCAAATTCAAATCCAAGAAACCTGTCATTTGAACTTAGAGTGTAGGTTGACAATTTTGCCGTTAACCAAAATAAATTTTGAAAATGGCCCATCCATCTTAGCACCATAACTTAATTGATGTCAGATGCCTTTTTTAATTCAAAGAAAAAATAGATGATTCATCAACTCAGTAATATGCAAGAGGCTGTAGAATATAAATTGATGCCAAATGAGGAATAGTTAGAGGACTGGTCAAGATTTTTAAAGTGGCAGCAGTGTTCTTTTTCCAGAAGTCCATCAATTCATCCttaatctctgctcaatatgccATTCATTAATCTGTTTGTTAATTTGCCAATATTTGATGCATATCATCTTCTGTTCACCAAATTCTTTATCCCCTCATATGTCAGAAAAATTGCCTAGTCTATGAAGGAATTGGTGGCTTGGTAGATGTATATCACTCCATCTCTCTTATCAATAGAGTTTATATTTCAAACTTCCATTTATAAATCTCATGTTTTCCCAGATAACGTTCAGATTATGTTTTTAATTTTCATCTTCCATTTATAAATCTCATGTTTTCCAAGATAATGTTCAGATTATGTTTTTAATTGTGCTTTCTCTCTGTTCAGGTTGTGGAAGACTGGAAATTTGTAGCTCAAGTTCTCGACCGAATTTTCTTATGGCTCTTTTTGCTAGTGGCCATTCTTGGATCAATACTAATATTTGCACCAGCACTTCAAAAATGGGAAGGCAATGTCATCATGCCCAGTGTGAATTATAATAATTAATCTAAGATATGGTCCATTAATATTTTGGAGTTGGTTTACTAATATATCACTTGTTAACTAGATTCAACTATGTTGTAAAGGAGAACCAATAAGCAATCATTTGAAAGGCATAAGAAAATGCATCTACATAGATAATAAGCAGGATTTTTTCATTAGATTGCCATGGAAGTACCAATGTCAGCAATCCTAAGAATTTGGTGGTAAATTATGTGCACACAAATCAGATTTCCATGGATTTTGAAAAACAGATTGAAGAGTTGGATAGTGGCCTTATTACAGATTGATTGCACTCTTCTGAATGAATCAGTCACTACAAAAAGTTTCCACTAATCACACCTCTCTTTGAACATTTAGTGGAATCATGAGTATATAAAAAGCAGAGGTTCatggtttcttgattagtaaaggtatcaaaggttacagggaggaggcaggaaaaggggtctgagagggataataaatcaaccatgacccAATGGCAGTGTGCTCAAATGCTCTAATTTTGCTCCCATCTCTTAGGGTCTTAAAGACAAGCAAGTGTAGTCCATTTGGCTATTCATGTCTGCTCTCCCATTCAATATAATGTCCTATCTTAATAACATCTTCTGCTTGTAAATTTCAAACTCTTTAGATGCACGCATTATAGAAAATTTAAAACTTTTTCATTTATGATGACCATTTTTAACTGAAATGATTGGTAATTACTTCTGAGTGTGTATTTCAGGAAGTTAAAACTTATGGGTGGTGCTTGGGACACAAAGTAAAAATCACATCACACTATCActaacaagaaaaaaatctgcagatgctggaaatctgagcaacatccataaaatgctggaggaaatcagcaggccaggcaacatctatggaaaaagagtatagtcaacgtttcggaccaaaatgtttcattttgtgtgtgttgctcatgctATCACTATTAATCACTATAAAGGATAGTTGTATCTTTGCACATTATGGACTTACTTTGAATAACCTGTGTGGGTATGTGATGTATTCACCTTTTCAAAGTTATAGTCTCAATTCATTTTAATATCTTATATTTTGATTTGTGAAAGAAAAATTCTTCCTCAGAAAGAAGGGAAAGCATATCAGTCACTGTCAATGTTCACATCTGGACACATGGACATGTTTAGTAAGTGAATCATTTTTTGGCAAAAGGGGACAGCTTTGAAGATTTTATAGAACAAGAAAGATTTACACTTGTTTTTGGACATTTTGTCATTGTTTGATTGAGGAGTGACTGATGATGGCCACTTTGTTAAAATGTACCAGCCAACTAGGTCTTGTTGACATCAGTGTTGCTGGTTATTTAGTTACCTTGTTCAAAAATGCTTTACCTTTAGAGAATAAAAATGAGGAACATTAGATCCATTGTCAGTGGTACATTCGTACTGTCTCCACTTCAATATGATGTGCTGGCTTGTCTCAGTTGAGTTCATTGGTTTGAATCACAGTCAAGATTTCAGACAATTGATATGCATACAGTATATCCTGGCTTTATTCCTTACAGATATACTAATCTATCTTGCAATCTACAAACCTTGTTAAATTGTACGTCAGtgtgctttttaaaaataaaatacgtTCTTGTTATGATTATCTTCTAGTCTTGTTACTTATTTTGTCCACTTCGAACAATGGTGATATTAAAATATGTTTTTAAATAACATGGATCCATAGCATTTCCTCTGCTAATTAGGTATGGGTATTAGGTGCTAAATGAAGTCTTCCAGTCCTGTGAGACCCTATGATTTCCACTCAAAATTACAATGGAGAACAGGACATTTATCATATCAACACACCTTCATTTACACAACCTCAAACATCGATTCTTTCTCAGTTTTCCACTGATGCATTTCAGGGTGTGGGTGTGTTGGATCATGAATGTAGAAATGTTAACATGAAGGCATAGCAAGGTGTTCAGCAGGTAAACACTATCATAGCCTTTAATGTTAGGGGATTAAATGCAAGAATAAAATAAACCTCCTGTGAACATTCGTGGCTTGAGACCACACCTGGTTTCTGGGCTATGACCCTAAGGAAGGATAGATCTGCCTGGGAGGCAGTGCTAATATTGAGTCATGAGATGGAGGTGAGGAGATCACACTAGAAAGTGAGGTTGTTGAAgattgaaacaacacacacaaaatgctgatggaacacagcaggccaggcagcatctataggaagaagcgctgtcgatgtttcaggccgagacccttcgtcaggtcctgacgaaacatcgacagcacttctcgctatagatgctgcctggcctgctgtgttccaccagcattttgtgtgtgttgtttgaatttccagcatctgcagatttcctcgtgtttgttgaaGATTGATTTATGTTTGCCTAAGTTAAGAAGAATGAGAGAAAATGTCACTCGGAACTGAAAAATACAGAGAAGGATGTACCAGGTAGATGCCAAGAGGCATTTTCCTTAAACTAAATAGCTTAGAATTGGAGCATGGTTTCAAGATAAGAGACAGTTCAATTTAAAACTGAGATAAACAGAAATGAGGGTTGCAGAAGATCATTCACAGAGAAGAATCAAGATTGAAATGGGTAGATGGCTATGGAGACTGGGTAGGAGAGTATAGATGTAAGctttggaattatttatttaattggagaGGCCCAAGAGCCATATAACCTATTCTTGACCGTGTTTCTTATATTTGAGCTTGACCCTTAAATCTCTCTGAGATAGAATATAAAATTCACTTTTTATACATTGTATGAATGCACAAATAGCTTTCATACAAACAGCAATTTTACAAAGGTTTTTATATGGAACTTTCTCACAAAAAACAGAAGTCATTGCATTGTAGCTTACATGATCCTTAATACTGTCAAAATTGTAAAAGGAATATAGATATATTACAATTTAGGAATAACCTGACGTAGATAATGTAGTATAAAATGCCATTTTTTCCTCGATTTTCCCTCTTCCTCTGGTTATACTGTGCTAAAAGCACAGCAAAGTAGACATGACAGTTGTAACACAGTTCTGAAATCTGgttccattgatgtcaatggaaACAAATTTTGAAACTGGAGTATAACATGCAAAACCATATGTGAGGTGGATCCTAATATCAGAACTTGGAGATTGTCAATAAAAAAGTCCAAGGCGTTATCTGTTAGGTACCTGGATGAAACACCAGCCTGCCTCTGCCAGCCACATCCCCATGTATTCCACATCAACTGAAAAACTCACCTGATGACAGAGTGTGCATTTTTCTGCCATACAGACTTGAAGAAAGACCATAAAACTAATACCACCATTGCAGATTTTActgaatttaatttaattattttgtaaAATTCTGATAATTACCTATCTGACCATTTCGGAATCCTCAAGGTTAAATCTTTTGCGCACTGGCTGATAATTCTCGTACTGTCTACCCTCTTGCCGCAGTCCTGGTTTCAAACTCCCTTCTAGTTGAGGCAACAGTTCCCAGGCTCCTTGGCCACTCACTCGCACCCTGTTTCCTGCACACCCCACTACAACCACCAAGCGCccagcttctgtacttcctggcCACTCACGATACTGGTCTGTAGACTCCTTTAAGCCTGCTGGGACTTTGTTTCCGGCTCACTCTTTAAAGTTACAAGGTTTAAGGATTGAATGTCGT
Proteins encoded in this region:
- the LOC140729176 gene encoding neuronal acetylcholine receptor subunit beta-3-like isoform X2 encodes the protein MQLLLTQIMCVLSLPGTTAAKTMKLLAEVEDTLLKNLFQGYQKWDEKNQLMATNVWLKQEWYDYKLSWNPDDYGGINTIRVPSESIWLPDIVLYENADGHFESSLMTKAIVKYNGTVRWAPPASYKSSCTIDVTFFPFDKQNCSMKFGSWTYDGGLVDLILVDEDVDQKDFFDNGEWEILNATGIKGTRRDGYYSYPFITYSFILRRLPLFYTLFLIVPCLGLSLLTVLVFYSPSDEGEKLSLSTSVLVSLTVFLLLIEEIIPSSSRVIPLIGEYLLFTMIFVTLSIIVTVFVINVHHRSSTTYHPMAPWVKKLFLQTLPRLLCMRGHTDRYHCPGSAPSSPKGKQKAFENPQHASVRNNEKAMVAILEKAAESVRYISSHIKKEHSIREVVEDWKFVAQVLDRIFLWLFLLVAILGSILIFAPALQKWEGNVIMPSVNYNN
- the LOC140729176 gene encoding neuronal acetylcholine receptor subunit beta-3-like isoform X1, which produces MQLLLTQIMCVLSLPGTTAAKTMKLLAEVEDTLLKNLFQGYQKWVRPVRNRNDTIKVKFGLEISQLVDVDEKNQLMATNVWLKQEWYDYKLSWNPDDYGGINTIRVPSESIWLPDIVLYENADGHFESSLMTKAIVKYNGTVRWAPPASYKSSCTIDVTFFPFDKQNCSMKFGSWTYDGGLVDLILVDEDVDQKDFFDNGEWEILNATGIKGTRRDGYYSYPFITYSFILRRLPLFYTLFLIVPCLGLSLLTVLVFYSPSDEGEKLSLSTSVLVSLTVFLLLIEEIIPSSSRVIPLIGEYLLFTMIFVTLSIIVTVFVINVHHRSSTTYHPMAPWVKKLFLQTLPRLLCMRGHTDRYHCPGSAPSSPKGKQKAFENPQHASVRNNEKAMVAILEKAAESVRYISSHIKKEHSIREVVEDWKFVAQVLDRIFLWLFLLVAILGSILIFAPALQKWEGNVIMPSVNYNN